Proteins found in one candidate division KSB1 bacterium genomic segment:
- a CDS encoding RNA-binding S4 domain-containing protein encodes MTESQQKTIRIDKWLKIARIIKTRNQAAEACDQGRVKVNDQIAKPAKLIKVGDVISIKFKWRTRTFDVLDVVQKNVKAEQARLLYHEHELTPEEKVQEELRSLFYQAAKSQRPKFKGRPTKKERRELEKFRGRWGHFND; translated from the coding sequence ATGACTGAAAGCCAACAGAAGACGATCCGAATCGATAAATGGTTGAAGATTGCGCGGATCATCAAAACGCGCAATCAAGCAGCAGAAGCTTGTGATCAAGGTAGGGTAAAGGTGAATGATCAAATTGCTAAGCCAGCGAAGCTCATCAAGGTTGGGGATGTGATATCGATTAAATTCAAATGGCGAACCCGGACCTTTGATGTGCTGGATGTAGTGCAGAAGAACGTAAAAGCGGAACAAGCTCGGTTGCTCTACCATGAACATGAATTGACGCCTGAGGAAAAGGTCCAAGAGGAGCTTCGAAGTCTGTTTTATCAAGCTGCGAAATCGCAGCGACCCAAATTTAAGGGTCGTCCCACTAAAAAGGAACGTCGCGAGCTGGAAAAATTTCGCGGGAGATGGGGTCATTTCAATGATTGA
- a CDS encoding chorismate mutase gives MELAQLRVQVDFIDEQLVDLLNRRALLSLEILKEKQRLGLPIYDAEREEQVLLHVQHLNHGPIDSDQLRLIFKQIIRACRTIEQTRKGNEYGHSDEEQCHG, from the coding sequence ATGGAATTGGCGCAATTGCGCGTGCAGGTGGATTTTATCGATGAGCAACTTGTTGATCTTTTGAATAGGCGGGCACTGCTTAGCCTGGAAATTTTGAAGGAGAAGCAGCGGCTGGGCCTCCCGATTTATGACGCGGAGCGAGAAGAGCAAGTGCTGCTTCATGTGCAACATCTTAATCATGGACCCATAGATTCAGATCAACTCAGATTGATTTTTAAACAGATCATTAGGGCATGTCGAACAATTGAACAAACGAGGAAAGGAAACGAATATGGTCATAGTGATGAAGAACAATGCCACGGCTGA
- a CDS encoding radical SAM protein, producing MTPSLQIAMDALQQAQKIAAVVSQGEKRKYYRFRSAPFYGGIATADCVGCCLNCIFCWSWNIVCQPERVGKFYSPAEVTHQLVTIARRHGFRRVRISGNEPTLNRQHLIAVLKLIPEQLRFILETNGILLGNDPGFCEELAQFPNLHVRVSLKGCNEADFEKLTGMDGHGFTLQLEALRNLFSAGVSCHPAVMHHFSPSMALHQLRRRLHQINPDFAEIETEQLLLYPAIQQRLQQFGFIPQE from the coding sequence ATGACCCCTAGTCTCCAAATAGCTATGGACGCATTACAGCAGGCACAAAAGATCGCAGCAGTTGTCTCGCAGGGGGAAAAACGAAAGTACTATCGCTTTCGGAGCGCGCCATTTTATGGTGGGATCGCTACCGCCGATTGCGTAGGATGCTGCCTCAATTGTATCTTTTGCTGGTCGTGGAATATCGTCTGTCAGCCCGAGCGGGTGGGAAAATTTTACTCACCAGCCGAGGTAACCCACCAGTTGGTCACAATCGCTCGACGCCATGGTTTTCGGCGCGTTCGAATCAGCGGAAATGAACCCACTTTAAATCGCCAACACTTAATAGCGGTATTGAAACTGATTCCAGAGCAACTTCGGTTCATTCTAGAAACAAATGGCATCTTGCTGGGGAATGATCCAGGATTTTGTGAGGAACTTGCTCAATTTCCCAACCTTCATGTGCGGGTAAGCTTGAAAGGATGCAACGAAGCGGATTTCGAAAAATTGACCGGAATGGATGGGCATGGTTTCACTCTGCAATTAGAGGCCTTGAGAAACTTGTTCAGCGCAGGAGTCAGTTGCCACCCTGCTGTGATGCATCACTTCTCGCCCTCCATGGCGCTTCACCAATTACGCCGACGCTTGCACCAGATCAACCCAGATTTCGCTGAAATAGAAACCGAACAATTGCTCCTCTATCCAGCAATCCAGCAGCGACTCCAGCAGTTCGGATTTATCCCACAAGAGTAA
- a CDS encoding prephenate dehydrogenase yields the protein MENYCRITIIGMGLIGGSIGLTLKRKKICEHVVGVDEFSIIHRALERGAIDEGYNRTEMEKAIKGAEIIFLCTPVQQIIELIPVVAKAADEHVLVCDVGSSKEQIVEEANRHFPENKYFLGTHPMAGAEFRGIESADPFLFENAIWVMTPGHRIPERITRRVGLILEAMGARILMLTPKMHDRIVAAVSHLPQFAAVSLVNLIARFHQEDPNYLKLAAGGFRDMTRIASSPFSVWRDICRTNKEPISLFIDEYIAELQRIKQLLNSDALESYFNQAAITRLAIPKDTRGFIRQLYDVSIAVEDQPGVIAKFSSVLAEHQINIKDIEVLKVREGEGGTIRLSFETDAERQRAVELIRQAGFSCYARD from the coding sequence ATGGAAAACTACTGTCGTATCACAATTATTGGCATGGGGCTGATCGGCGGCTCCATTGGGCTGACATTGAAGCGCAAGAAAATCTGCGAACATGTCGTGGGGGTCGATGAATTTTCAATCATTCATCGAGCGCTGGAGCGCGGCGCCATCGATGAAGGCTATAATCGAACCGAAATGGAAAAAGCGATCAAGGGGGCGGAGATCATCTTTCTTTGCACCCCAGTTCAGCAGATCATTGAATTAATTCCCGTTGTGGCAAAAGCGGCTGATGAGCACGTTCTGGTTTGTGACGTTGGAAGTAGCAAGGAACAAATCGTCGAGGAAGCCAATCGACATTTTCCTGAGAACAAATATTTTTTGGGCACTCATCCCATGGCCGGAGCTGAGTTCCGCGGGATCGAATCAGCAGATCCATTCTTGTTCGAGAACGCGATTTGGGTGATGACGCCAGGCCATCGGATTCCAGAAAGGATTACCCGGCGGGTAGGACTAATATTGGAGGCAATGGGCGCTCGGATCTTGATGTTGACTCCCAAAATGCATGATCGTATTGTGGCGGCAGTAAGCCATTTGCCCCAATTTGCTGCTGTCTCATTGGTCAACTTGATTGCTCGATTTCATCAAGAGGACCCGAACTACCTGAAATTGGCTGCGGGCGGCTTTCGCGATATGACGCGCATCGCCTCCAGCCCATTTTCAGTGTGGAGGGATATCTGCCGCACCAATAAGGAGCCGATCTCGCTGTTCATCGACGAATATATCGCGGAACTGCAGCGCATCAAACAACTTCTAAATAGCGACGCGCTGGAATCCTATTTCAATCAGGCAGCAATCACTCGGTTAGCGATTCCGAAAGATACGCGCGGATTCATCCGTCAATTGTATGATGTTTCCATCGCAGTAGAAGATCAACCCGGGGTTATCGCAAAATTCTCTTCAGTGCTGGCTGAACATCAGATCAACATCAAAGACATCGAAGTGCTGAAAGTTCGCGAGGGAGAGGGCGGCACGATCCGGCTATCGTTTGAAACAGATGCAGAGCGGCAACGGGCAGTGGAACTCATTCGGCAAGCCGGCTTTTCATGCTATGCTCGGGATTAG
- the aroF gene encoding 3-deoxy-7-phosphoheptulonate synthase has translation MVIVMKNNATAEQIEAVEQKIRSLNLSVHRVDGALRTILGAIGDASVVDIQEFENMEGVFNVVRIMEPYKLCSRTFHPENSIIKFNGLELGGDRIVVMAGPCSIESKEQIYTIAEQVAKAGATILRGGAFKPRTSPYAYQGMGIEGLKLMRQAADAFDLQIVSEILEPSQIDPMYEYVDIYQVGARNMQNFALLKALSTVDKPVLLKRGMAATIEEFLMAAEYIMSGGNYQVILCERGIRTFEKYTRNTLDISAIPIVKKLSHLPIIADPSHGTGKREFVAPMARAAVASGADGLIIEVHHQPDKAMSDGPQSLFPDQFQRLMEELKVIAWAIGRTV, from the coding sequence ATGGTCATAGTGATGAAGAACAATGCCACGGCTGAACAAATTGAAGCTGTGGAGCAAAAGATTCGATCATTGAATTTGAGCGTTCATCGCGTCGATGGGGCATTGCGGACCATCTTAGGGGCGATCGGAGATGCATCGGTTGTCGATATCCAAGAGTTCGAAAATATGGAGGGAGTGTTCAATGTTGTTCGCATCATGGAGCCATATAAGCTCTGTAGCCGAACTTTTCACCCTGAGAATTCGATCATCAAATTCAATGGTCTGGAACTGGGCGGAGATCGGATCGTGGTCATGGCTGGTCCCTGTTCCATCGAGAGCAAAGAACAGATCTACACGATCGCTGAGCAGGTTGCGAAGGCAGGGGCAACAATACTGCGTGGCGGTGCTTTTAAGCCGCGCACTTCGCCGTATGCTTATCAAGGCATGGGGATTGAAGGATTGAAACTGATGCGCCAAGCAGCGGATGCGTTTGATCTACAAATCGTCTCCGAAATTCTTGAGCCCAGTCAAATAGACCCGATGTACGAATATGTTGATATCTACCAAGTTGGCGCGCGCAATATGCAAAATTTCGCATTGCTCAAGGCACTGTCCACCGTTGATAAACCGGTTTTATTGAAGCGAGGAATGGCAGCCACCATTGAGGAATTTCTGATGGCAGCAGAATATATCATGTCTGGAGGAAATTATCAGGTGATTCTATGCGAGCGCGGGATTCGGACGTTCGAGAAATATACGCGCAACACGCTCGATATCTCTGCGATACCCATTGTGAAAAAACTGAGTCACCTGCCCATTATTGCTGATCCAAGCCATGGGACGGGAAAACGCGAATTTGTTGCTCCAATGGCTCGGGCCGCCGTCGCCTCTGGAGCCGATGGATTGATTATCGAGGTGCATCATCAGCCCGATAAGGCGATGTCTGATGGGCCGCAATCGCTATTTCCAGACCAATTTCAGCGGCTCATGGAGGAATTGAAGGTGATCGCCTGGGCGATTGGGCGCACAGTTTAA
- a CDS encoding TIGR00730 family Rossman fold protein has translation MLKRKMYKPINGQIEKLFIEDSWRVFRIISEFVEGFEELSKVGDCVTMFGSARSKPGDPDYEMARQIAQLLVQAGYGIITGGGPGIMEAGNRGAAEAGGVSVGLNIDIPFEQKPNPYANIQLDFRYFFVRKVMFVKYAKAFVILPGGFGTLDELCEALTLIQTQKIGKFPVILVNSKYWKGFVDWLENTLLAEGKISEEDLLLFQIADSAEDVVQRIVSFYREINSK, from the coding sequence ATGCTGAAACGGAAAATGTATAAGCCAATCAATGGACAGATCGAGAAATTATTCATTGAGGATAGCTGGCGCGTGTTTCGGATTATTTCGGAGTTTGTGGAAGGATTTGAAGAGCTTTCCAAGGTAGGGGATTGCGTTACCATGTTTGGTTCTGCTCGTTCGAAACCAGGCGATCCTGATTACGAGATGGCACGACAGATCGCGCAGCTTCTGGTGCAAGCAGGTTACGGAATTATCACGGGTGGCGGACCTGGAATTATGGAAGCAGGCAATCGCGGTGCGGCCGAGGCTGGAGGTGTCTCTGTGGGACTTAATATTGATATTCCGTTTGAGCAAAAACCCAATCCGTATGCCAATATCCAGCTCGATTTTCGTTACTTTTTTGTTCGAAAGGTGATGTTCGTGAAATATGCCAAGGCATTTGTCATCCTGCCGGGCGGATTCGGCACGCTCGATGAGCTCTGTGAGGCTCTTACTTTGATCCAAACGCAAAAAATCGGCAAATTCCCAGTGATCCTCGTGAACTCCAAGTATTGGAAAGGTTTTGTCGATTGGCTGGAAAATACCTTGCTGGCAGAGGGGAAAATATCTGAGGAAGATCTATTGTTGTTCCAAATCGCAGACTCAGCAGAGGATGTGGTACAAAGGATCGTCTCGTTTTATCGAGAAATAAATTCTAAATGA
- a CDS encoding PLP-dependent aminotransferase family protein: MDIQERLADRAKNKAPSAIRELVKYMNIDGMISLGGGYPNPDTFVFERVKIEFKGGKAIEIDGEELIAASQYGPSDANANLKKQLQAWHKYKDGVDLKDDQIVVLNGCQEGLFIMAYLFANHHDRIIIEEPIYPGTLAAFRSFTKNFLAIPVDAHGMQTEVLADELEKIEMTGEPLPKFIYTIPNGHNPAGVSLSLDRRKQLLDIAEQYDLLVLEDDPYQLLRLDHKPPLPTLQSLDENNRVIRLDSFSKIFAPGLRIGYVSGPAEVMRQFVLFKQSANLHTSTFIQVILLRYLQAAGFEQFIQLIKRNCDSYRVNRDAMVAAARKHLLPEVKYNIPDAGMFIWFELPQQCNARRMIEEQCEERKVLLVPGDAFSSQNGCKNFMRASFSMVTPEQIDEGMRRFAEMIKHELHR, from the coding sequence ATGGATATTCAAGAACGACTGGCCGATCGGGCTAAGAATAAAGCTCCTTCTGCAATCCGCGAATTGGTAAAATATATGAACATCGATGGCATGATTTCGCTCGGTGGGGGATATCCTAACCCAGATACCTTTGTTTTCGAGCGTGTGAAGATTGAATTTAAAGGTGGAAAAGCCATCGAGATTGATGGTGAGGAGCTCATTGCGGCTTCTCAGTATGGCCCCTCAGATGCCAATGCGAATTTGAAGAAGCAACTGCAAGCCTGGCATAAGTACAAGGACGGAGTAGATCTGAAGGATGATCAAATCGTGGTTCTGAATGGTTGTCAGGAGGGGCTGTTTATCATGGCCTATTTGTTTGCCAACCACCATGATCGAATCATAATAGAAGAGCCGATTTATCCTGGCACACTGGCGGCGTTTCGTTCGTTTACCAAGAATTTTTTGGCGATCCCAGTGGATGCGCATGGGATGCAGACCGAAGTTTTAGCCGACGAGTTGGAAAAAATTGAGATGACTGGCGAGCCGTTGCCAAAATTCATTTATACCATTCCGAATGGGCATAACCCGGCTGGAGTTTCGCTATCCCTGGATCGACGCAAACAGTTGCTCGATATTGCTGAACAGTATGATCTGCTCGTGCTGGAAGATGACCCTTATCAGTTATTGCGATTGGATCATAAGCCGCCTTTGCCCACGCTGCAGTCGCTCGATGAGAACAATCGGGTGATTCGATTGGACAGTTTTTCCAAAATATTCGCCCCAGGATTACGGATTGGGTATGTCTCGGGGCCAGCGGAGGTGATGCGGCAGTTCGTTCTGTTCAAGCAATCGGCTAATTTGCATACAAGCACATTCATCCAGGTCATCTTGTTGCGATATCTTCAAGCTGCTGGTTTCGAGCAATTCATCCAGCTAATCAAAAGGAATTGCGATTCATACCGTGTCAATCGGGATGCTATGGTTGCAGCGGCCCGAAAGCATCTGCTGCCAGAGGTGAAATACAATATCCCAGATGCTGGGATGTTCATCTGGTTCGAGCTGCCACAGCAATGTAATGCTCGGCGCATGATCGAAGAGCAGTGCGAGGAACGGAAGGTGCTATTGGTGCCTGGGGATGCGTTCTCGTCTCAAAATGGCTGCAAAAACTTCATGCGCGCCAGCTTTAGCATGGTCACCCCAGAGCAGATCGACGAGGGAATGCGAAGATTTGCTGAGATGATTAAGCATGAACTTCATCGATAG
- a CDS encoding HD domain-containing protein: MDTKFKTEIKFADILKQKNAALYDRLELIKQKALVEWVPLLNFDRGSHSGYPHLINVERNADKMVPDVIKQEMTAGQIFLLLAAIFLHDIGKVTAASIEERGASLGNRVRLHHRHSEEIITRNWAELGLPDERIARYIGKIVYYHCVDNPFEDEEDIRVYNVTTLDPYGHLMIPFNAAILRIADETEASWTRSLQYYLYQRIKDASDRSLIKGVRRLIEDVEFCLRGECIIFHVPELKIQERAEGDEINRQTERSSSPGRESDSSEMFYLTRSEFEQLSRLKGSTDKVLTTWSQLLEEHHIAYRQAFYEYKNMLLTRLSLNDSRTIERQTLAEVFDQPNLGRRPKLQDLVDAIVSLSLGSLGHDTFTWQAIETKIGQALTFRERWIVERMNYASRYLYITFPSAEKLKIQLDHRHISELYRDLGCRYKGIQL; encoded by the coding sequence ATGGACACGAAATTTAAAACTGAGATCAAATTTGCTGATATTCTCAAGCAAAAAAATGCGGCGCTATATGATCGGTTGGAGCTGATCAAACAAAAGGCGTTGGTTGAATGGGTGCCGCTGCTGAATTTTGATCGTGGCTCGCACAGTGGTTATCCCCATTTGATAAATGTTGAGCGCAATGCAGACAAGATGGTGCCCGATGTCATTAAGCAAGAAATGACCGCTGGACAGATATTTTTGCTATTGGCGGCAATTTTTCTGCATGATATTGGGAAGGTGACTGCTGCTTCCATTGAAGAGCGGGGGGCCTCCTTAGGAAATCGAGTCCGGCTTCATCATCGCCACAGCGAGGAAATCATTACCCGTAATTGGGCGGAATTGGGCTTGCCTGACGAGCGCATTGCCCGATATATCGGCAAAATCGTCTATTATCATTGTGTCGACAATCCATTTGAAGACGAAGAGGATATCCGCGTCTATAACGTTACCACGTTGGATCCCTATGGTCATTTGATGATCCCATTCAATGCGGCAATTTTGAGGATCGCTGATGAGACCGAAGCCAGTTGGACGCGCTCGCTCCAATACTATTTATATCAACGAATCAAAGATGCCAGCGACAGATCGCTGATCAAGGGCGTCCGCCGGCTAATTGAGGATGTTGAGTTCTGTTTGAGAGGAGAATGCATTATCTTTCACGTACCTGAACTGAAAATTCAAGAGAGGGCTGAAGGTGATGAGATCAATCGTCAAACAGAGCGATCAAGTTCGCCTGGGCGCGAATCAGACTCGAGTGAGATGTTCTATTTAACTCGAAGTGAATTTGAGCAACTTAGCCGGCTCAAAGGGAGTACCGATAAAGTACTGACAACATGGTCGCAATTATTAGAGGAGCATCATATTGCTTATCGCCAGGCTTTTTATGAATACAAAAATATGCTGCTGACAAGGCTTTCTCTCAATGATTCGCGCACAATCGAGCGACAAACGCTCGCTGAGGTATTCGATCAACCAAACCTCGGTCGTCGGCCTAAGTTGCAAGATCTTGTGGATGCTATCGTCAGCCTCTCGCTCGGAAGCTTGGGACATGACACATTTACGTGGCAGGCAATCGAGACTAAGATCGGCCAGGCACTTACTTTTCGGGAGAGATGGATCGTGGAACGAATGAATTATGCATCCAGGTACCTTTATATCACATTTCCATCGGCCGAAAAGTTGAAGATTCAACTCGATCATCGCCATATCAGCGAACTATATCGAGATTTAGGGTGCAGATATAAAGGGATACAGCTATGA
- a CDS encoding radical SAM protein, with translation MSNRESNNLPWLVVSDGHGNLFEIPGLEMVVSRVKGELLPERDELMPMPPGSLLFELPDRLPIGYDRTRDRMVTLKRYRGKPIIAAALFLPPAYTQLYCVAYQSQPDAARLPLFAYSPIGWQRDQFWTAAIRVDTDVRHDPQQFDPDLIERGCQKMLARFPNNRLVAHLVHNCVRRYFCPNAQNFVLERWECPVPISPSCNARCIGCISKQPKEGVTATQDRIDFVPTIDEIVQYTVPHLEHAEAAMISFGQGCEGEPLLQGDLIEDAIRVIRRITERGTIHLNTNASDPNTIERLCRAGLDSIRVSLNSAQRDLYLRYYQPKSYVFEDVLESMAVMRRYQKWISLNYFIFPGLTDDPIEMEQLIKIVKEYRVDLIQMRNLNIDPGWYIQALELNEKVTRPVGILRWQQTIKANAPWIRFGYYNPPKERWGNY, from the coding sequence ATGAGCAACCGAGAATCGAACAATCTTCCCTGGTTGGTTGTGAGCGATGGACATGGCAATTTATTTGAGATCCCTGGACTGGAAATGGTGGTGAGCAGGGTGAAAGGTGAGTTATTGCCAGAGCGAGATGAATTGATGCCCATGCCTCCAGGCAGTTTGTTGTTTGAATTGCCAGATCGACTTCCGATTGGCTATGATCGGACACGCGATCGTATGGTGACACTGAAAAGATATCGGGGAAAACCGATCATTGCCGCAGCGCTATTTTTGCCCCCGGCTTATACCCAGCTATACTGTGTCGCCTATCAATCCCAGCCCGATGCTGCGAGATTGCCGCTGTTCGCTTATAGTCCCATCGGCTGGCAAAGGGATCAGTTCTGGACAGCTGCCATCCGGGTCGACACCGATGTCCGGCACGACCCACAGCAATTTGATCCTGATTTGATCGAACGCGGCTGTCAAAAAATGTTAGCTCGATTCCCAAATAATCGGCTGGTCGCGCATTTGGTTCATAATTGCGTGCGGCGCTATTTCTGCCCTAATGCCCAAAATTTCGTTCTGGAGCGGTGGGAGTGCCCAGTTCCCATCAGCCCATCTTGCAACGCGCGATGCATTGGTTGCATCTCCAAGCAGCCCAAAGAGGGAGTAACTGCAACGCAGGACCGGATCGATTTTGTTCCCACCATCGACGAGATCGTTCAATATACAGTGCCACATCTCGAACACGCCGAAGCTGCTATGATTAGTTTTGGCCAAGGCTGCGAGGGGGAGCCACTGCTCCAGGGAGATTTGATAGAGGACGCAATTCGAGTGATTCGACGCATCACCGAGCGCGGCACGATTCATTTGAACACAAATGCCAGTGATCCCAATACGATCGAACGGCTTTGTCGTGCCGGATTGGATAGCATTCGTGTCAGTCTCAACAGCGCACAACGAGATTTGTATCTGCGCTATTATCAGCCAAAAAGCTATGTTTTCGAAGATGTCCTGGAGTCCATGGCTGTCATGCGGCGTTATCAGAAATGGATTTCGTTGAACTATTTCATCTTCCCAGGTTTGACCGACGATCCCATTGAGATGGAACAGCTAATTAAAATTGTCAAAGAGTATCGAGTCGATTTGATCCAGATGCGCAACCTGAATATTGATCCCGGCTGGTATATTCAAGCATTAGAATTAAATGAAAAAGTCACTCGACCAGTGGGTATTTTGAGGTGGCAGCAGACCATTAAAGCCAATGCCCCATGGATCCGATTCGGCTATTACAATCCGCCGAAAGAGCGCTGGGGGAATTATTAA
- a CDS encoding zinc ribbon domain-containing protein, translating into MPAYEYKCADCTKTFVVYTTVAEHEKNPKPNCSHCGSNKVEQQFTSVSVITSKKS; encoded by the coding sequence ATGCCTGCGTATGAGTACAAATGTGCAGATTGCACGAAGACGTTTGTTGTGTACACGACCGTTGCTGAACATGAAAAAAATCCTAAACCCAACTGTAGCCATTGTGGAAGCAACAAAGTAGAACAGCAGTTCACCAGTGTCTCAGTGATCACATCGAAAAAGAGCTGA
- a CDS encoding M55 family metallopeptidase gives MNNKKIYISADMEGITGVIHWDETSGNHPDYQYFRQIMTNEVNAAIEGALEQGATEIVVRDAHSSARNLIPDKLHESALLIREWSKGPFAMMEGLDQSFAAVCCVGYHAKSMTPDGTLAHTMSGAIFDLRVNGISLPELGWNALIAGYFNVPVIFVSGDQAICDQAQKLIPGIETVAVKRGLGEASLNLHPKKSQELIKSGVSRALQRLGTFKPLRYDPPYTIEVDFKKKDVANRAAWYPGAQRRGDFTVMLKCDDFFDCIRFFHLGF, from the coding sequence ATGAATAATAAAAAAATCTACATTTCGGCAGATATGGAGGGAATAACGGGTGTGATCCATTGGGATGAGACCAGCGGGAATCATCCAGATTACCAGTATTTTCGGCAGATCATGACCAATGAGGTGAACGCGGCTATAGAGGGTGCTTTGGAGCAGGGTGCAACGGAAATTGTCGTGCGCGACGCTCATAGCTCTGCCAGAAATCTGATTCCAGATAAATTGCACGAAAGTGCATTATTGATTCGAGAGTGGTCCAAAGGGCCATTCGCCATGATGGAGGGGCTGGATCAGAGTTTTGCAGCGGTCTGCTGCGTTGGCTATCATGCCAAATCCATGACTCCAGACGGCACGCTTGCCCATACCATGAGTGGTGCCATTTTCGATCTACGCGTTAATGGAATTTCGCTGCCAGAGCTGGGCTGGAATGCGTTGATTGCTGGTTATTTCAACGTGCCAGTAATTTTTGTGTCGGGCGATCAGGCGATTTGCGATCAAGCCCAGAAGCTAATCCCTGGGATTGAAACCGTTGCGGTGAAACGCGGGCTCGGAGAGGCCAGTTTGAATCTGCATCCCAAAAAATCGCAGGAGCTCATTAAATCTGGGGTGAGCCGAGCGTTACAACGGCTTGGCACTTTTAAGCCTCTGAGATATGATCCCCCTTATACGATCGAAGTCGATTTTAAAAAGAAGGATGTCGCCAATCGAGCGGCATGGTATCCAGGCGCACAGCGCAGAGGCGATTTCACTGTGATGCTGAAATGCGATGATTTTTTCGATTGCATTCGGTTTTTTCACTTGGGATTTTGA
- a CDS encoding DUF72 domain-containing protein codes for MLKIGCCGFSEARSKYFCEFKVVEVQQTFYQPPRLETLEQWRNEAPPEFEFTLKAWQLITHPATSPTYRRLKKPNSISNPANYGFFKATDEVFAAWEETRRCANALNAKLVIFQCPASFKPTDENIENMEKFFLEIDRPGLTLCWEPRGQWENKIIASLCERLNLVHCVDPFVTEPVPGSIYYFRLHGIGGYRYRFSTQDFERLTVYHLSDKPIYYMFNNVAMLEDARSFLKFIANRDAEAATSQLQGAQLIQI; via the coding sequence ATGCTCAAAATTGGCTGTTGTGGCTTTTCCGAGGCCAGATCAAAATATTTCTGTGAATTTAAGGTCGTTGAGGTTCAGCAAACTTTTTATCAACCGCCAAGACTTGAGACGCTGGAACAATGGCGAAATGAGGCGCCACCAGAATTCGAATTCACTTTGAAAGCCTGGCAACTCATCACGCATCCCGCTACCAGCCCTACCTATCGACGGCTAAAGAAACCAAATTCAATTTCAAATCCAGCGAACTATGGTTTTTTTAAGGCTACCGATGAAGTGTTTGCCGCATGGGAAGAGACACGCAGATGTGCCAATGCGCTTAATGCCAAACTGGTTATCTTCCAATGCCCGGCGAGCTTCAAGCCAACAGATGAAAATATCGAAAACATGGAAAAATTTTTCTTAGAAATCGATCGGCCTGGGCTGACGTTGTGTTGGGAACCTCGCGGCCAGTGGGAGAATAAAATAATTGCGTCACTTTGTGAGCGACTCAATTTGGTGCATTGTGTCGATCCCTTCGTCACTGAACCGGTACCCGGTTCAATATACTATTTTCGTTTGCATGGTATTGGTGGCTATCGCTACCGTTTTTCGACTCAAGATTTCGAACGCCTAACCGTATATCATCTTTCGGATAAGCCAATTTATTACATGTTCAATAACGTGGCGATGCTGGAAGATGCCAGATCATTTTTGAAATTCATTGCGAATCGCGATGCAGAAGCAGCAACCAGCCAATTGCAAGGAGCACAACTCATACAAATCTAA